TGGTAATCAAAACCTGAAAAAGCAACCTAAagaatttacaaaataaataaataaaagcaaataccGCAGCAAATCCAGACACTTCACCCCTCCGGGAACAACGACATTTCACCACTAACATTTTTACCACATGAAACGTCCTAAGAAAAGGAGGCTATTCTAAGGTAAAGGACAAAACATTATTGACCTACCCGGATTTCCTGGAGattatgaaaattatttccGACTCTGACGGAGATCTTGCTTGGAGTGTAGCTTTCATCAGATTTGTAGTCTGCATAAATACATAATGtcttcactgttgtttttcttctgcaggaaaCAACAGAAGTATGTAAGTATCCTGAAAGGAGACATTCAGGAAGAGTTTGTTGCCATAACATAGTATGAGGATCTACTGATAAATAAGAAACTTATTGTTAAAGCAACTGGTATGTTTGCACATTGAGTAATGCATACATTAGACATTCTACCTGTCTTCATAAAGGTCACATTACAAAGCACTACAATAATAGAGCAAGATGCCAAATGAGTATTTTCATGGCATGAAACATATGCTTGGCTTACCAAACATGGGCTCTACTACTTTACCAAGATCTGACTCTGCATCTTAAGAGTCTgattaaaagactgaaaacatcCCAAAGCCAATCTTGCCAATCACAGCAAAATGGAACAATGAAAGGTTCTTCAGATCATCAGCTGCTAAATGCAGACCTGCTTTAAAAAGCCTTCAGATTATgctcagtgacagaaaaagttAGGATTCAAATGTGACCTTATATAGGTAAATGTGAAACTGCTACAAATGGTCTACTATTAATGATTCCTATTTGTTGCTCATTTAGGAATTTAACAGCCATAACCACATTTCAAATACTCATCTTTATAAATGCTTTTGAACTGGCCTTTTACCAGTTAGGTAATACAGGATTACTTCAGGAGTCCTCACACTTCCAGAACCCCAGTCCTAGTGAACAGATATCAACACAATGTTATAGAAAACAGTCGATGTCATAAAGAGGCATTTTTATTACCTAAATTGGATGTTCACCAAATGAGGCTGTGATCCATCCGACTGCCAGTAAGTTTCTAGATTATCATCTCTTAACTGATCCACTCCAAATCCTATGAAAAAGAGAATATGACAGGCTTGAATATTCTTGTTATTTGTGATGTCTACAAAAAACAATTCCTTCATTCTACTGAAGTAGGTGagtaataaaatacttttctccAAAGACACCAGGATAACAGACCAACAGGATTCAGCCTGAGCACAATATGACGACAAAGTAATCACTGACTCTAGGGTGCAGGAAGACAATAGATCGATTCCCAACAGCTGTTTCTGGAATAGCAACTTAACCAACTCTGATTGAAAAGAACACTGACTTCCAGACTTTTCAGAGG
This region of Coturnix japonica isolate 7356 chromosome 4, Coturnix japonica 2.1, whole genome shotgun sequence genomic DNA includes:
- the ANAPC10 gene encoding anaphase-promoting complex subunit 10 isoform X3, giving the protein MTTPNKTPPGADPKQLERTGTVREIGSQAVWSLSSCKPGFGVDQLRDDNLETYWQSDGSQPHLVNIQFRRKTTVKTLCIYADYKSDESYTPSKISVRVGNNFHNLQEIRNGCGFIIPWTCHGAARSITKKMVIHQSK
- the ANAPC10 gene encoding anaphase-promoting complex subunit 10 isoform X4, with translation MTTPNKTPPGADPKQLERTGTVREIGSQAVWSLSSCKPGFGVDQLRDDNLETYWQSDGSQPHLVNIQFRRKTTVKTLCIYADYKSDESYTPSKISVRVGNNFHNLQEIRER